In Pasteuria penetrans, a genomic segment contains:
- a CDS encoding cytochrome c biogenesis CcdA family protein, whose protein sequence is MEFIIEMKEMIENIIKNIAESTPLLASFLAGIIFFFSGCFFPLYPTYLAYITGISVTSLREGKKTWAVSRALVMHSLCFVAGVSLIFYILGFGTSAAGSWFSTFWSNQQGTLRIIGGVVLILAGLIMAGVFQPTWLLRMQRHVDIPNRPVGYISSFLIGLGLVSGLSPCFMVAMGPIFTFMDREPDQIFNCMTLLSLGFGTPFLLFSFFLGWMKFLVRYTRMIQTIGGSIMVFLGLLLIVGKLHVLNY, encoded by the coding sequence GAATCGACTCCTCTCCTGGCTTCATTTTTGGCGGGTATAATCTTCTTTTTCTCTGGTTGCTTTTTTCCCTTATATCCCACCTATTTGGCCTATATAACAGGTATATCCGTAACTTCCCTCCGGGAAGGAAAAAAGACCTGGGCCGTCTCCCGTGCTCTGGTCATGCACAGTCTCTGTTTCGTGGCGGGTGTATCCTTGATATTTTATATACTTGGATTTGGGACAAGTGCCGCCGGTTCCTGGTTCAGCACTTTTTGGAGCAACCAACAGGGTACCCTGCGCATCATAGGTGGTGTCGTCCTGATCCTTGCAGGTCTTATTATGGCGGGGGTATTCCAGCCCACATGGTTGCTCCGCATGCAACGACACGTTGATATTCCCAACAGACCTGTGGGCTACATAAGTTCCTTCCTCATCGGTCTGGGTCTTGTTTCCGGTTTGTCCCCCTGTTTTATGGTCGCAATGGGTCCGATATTTACCTTCATGGACCGGGAACCTGATCAAATATTCAACTGCATGACCTTGTTGTCCCTGGGTTTTGGTACTCCCTTCCTACTGTTTTCCTTTTTCCTGGGCTGGATGAAGTTTCTCGTTCGTTATACACGAATGATACAGACCATAGGTGGTTCTATCATGGTGTTCCTTGGATTGTTGCTGATTGTAGGTAAGTTGCATGTTTTAAATTATTAA